From Macaca mulatta isolate MMU2019108-1 chromosome 1, T2T-MMU8v2.0, whole genome shotgun sequence, the proteins below share one genomic window:
- the TRIM17 gene encoding E3 ubiquitin-protein ligase TRIM17 isoform X1 — translation MEAVELARKLQEEATCSICLDYFTDPVMTACGHNFCRACIQLSWEKARGKKGRRKRKGSFPCPECRAMSPQRNLLPNRLLTKVAEMARQHPGLQKQDLCQEHQEPLKLFCQEDQSPICVVCRESREHRLHRVLPAEEAVQGYKLKLEEDMEYLREQITRTGNLQAREEQSLAEWQGKVKERRERIVLEFEKMNLYLLEEEQRLLQALEREEEETASRLRESVDCLDRQGHSLELLLLQLEERSTHGPLQMLQDMKEPLSRKNNVSVQCPEVAPPTRPRTVCRVPGQIEVLRGFLEDVVPDATSAYPYLLLYESRQRRYLSSSLEGSRFCSKDRFMAYPCAVGQTTFSSGRHYWEVGMNITGDALWALGVCRDNVSRKDRVPKCPENGFWVVQLSKGTKYLSTLSAPIPVMLMEPPSHVGVFLDFEAGEVSFYSVSDGSHLHTYSQATFPGPLQPFFCLGAPKSGQMVISTVTMWVKG, via the exons ATGGAGGCTGTGGAACTCGCCAGAAAGCTGCAGGAGGAAGCTACATGCTCCATCTGTCTGGACTACTTCACAGACCCTGTGATGACCGCCTGTGGCCACAACTTCTGCCGCGCGTGCATCCAGCTGAGCTGGGAGAAGGCGCGGGGCAAGAAGGGGAGGCGGAAGCGAAAGGGCTCCTTCCCCTGCCCTGAGTGCAGAGCAATGTCCCCGCAGAGGAACCTGCTGCCCAACCGGCTGCTGACCAAGGTGGCCGAGATGGCACGGCAGCATCCTGGCCTGCAGAAGCAAGACCTGTGCCAGGAGCACCAGGAGCCCCTCAAGCTTTTCTGCCAGGAGGACCAGAGCCCCATCTGTGTGGTGTGCAGGGAGTCCCGGGAGCACCGACTGCACAGGGTGCTGCCCGCCGAGGAGGCAGTGCAGGGGTACAAG TTGAAGCTGGAGGAGGACATGGAGTACCTTCGGGAGCAGATCACCAGGACAGGGAATCTGCAGGCCAGGGAGGAACAGAGCTTAGCCGAATGGCAG GGCAAGGTGAAGGAGCGGAGAGAACGTATTGTGCTGGAGTTTGAGAAGATGAACCTCTACCTGCTGGAGGAAGAGCAGAGGCTCCTCCAGGCtctggagagggaagaggaggagactgCCAGCAGACTCCGGGAGAGCGTGGACTGCCTGGACCGGCAGGGTCACTccctggagctgctgctgctgcagctggaGGAGCGGAGCACACATGGGCCCCTCCAGATGCTGCAG GACATGAAGGAACCCCTGAGCAG GAAGAACAACGTGAGTGTGCAGTGCCCAGAGGTTGCCCCTCCAACCAGACCCAGGACTGTGTGCAGGGTTCCTGGACAGATTGAAGTGCTAAGAGGCTTTCTAG AGGATGTGGTGCCTGATGCCACCTCCGCATACCCCTACCTTCTCCTGTACGAGAGCCGCCAGAGGCGCTACCTCAGCTCTTCGCTGGAGGGCAGCAGGTTCTGCAGCAAGGACCGATTCATGGCTTACCCCTGTGCTGTAGGCCAGACGACCTTCTCCTCTGGGAGGCACTACTGGGAGGTGGGCATGAACATCACCGGGGATGCGCTGTGGGCCCTGGGTGTGTGCAGAGACAACGTGAGCAGGAAAGACAGGGTCCCCAAGTGCCCCGAAAATGGCTTTTGGGTGGTGCAGCTGTCCAAGGGAACCAAGTACTTATCCACCTTGTCTGCCCCAATCCCGGTTATGCTGATGgagcctcccagccatgtgggcGTCTTCCTGGACTTCGAGGCCGGGGAGGTGTCATTCTACAGCGTGAGCGATGGATCCCACCTGCACACCTACTCCCAGGCTACCTTCCCGGGCCCCCTGCAGCCTTTCTTCTGCCTAGGGGCTCCGAAGTCTGGTCAGATGGTCATCTCCACAGTGACCATGTGGGTGAAGGGATAG
- the TRIM17 gene encoding E3 ubiquitin-protein ligase TRIM17 isoform X2, with the protein MEAVELARKLQEEATCSICLDYFTDPVMTACGHNFCRACIQLSWEKARGKKGRRKRKGSFPCPECRAMSPQRNLLPNRLLTKVAEMARQHPGLQKQDLCQEHQEPLKLFCQEDQSPICVVCRESREHRLHRVLPAEEAVQGYKLKLEEDMEYLREQITRTGNLQAREEQSLAEWQGKVKERRERIVLEFEKMNLYLLEEEQRLLQALEREEEETASRLRESVDCLDRQGHSLELLLLQLEERSTHGPLQMLQDMKEPLSRKNNVSVQCPEVAPPTRPRTVCRVPGQIEVLRGFLEDVVPDATSAYPYLLLYESRQRRYLSSSLEGSRFCSKDRFMAYPCAVGQTTFSSGRHYWEGQALARQNSGVSVLLP; encoded by the exons ATGGAGGCTGTGGAACTCGCCAGAAAGCTGCAGGAGGAAGCTACATGCTCCATCTGTCTGGACTACTTCACAGACCCTGTGATGACCGCCTGTGGCCACAACTTCTGCCGCGCGTGCATCCAGCTGAGCTGGGAGAAGGCGCGGGGCAAGAAGGGGAGGCGGAAGCGAAAGGGCTCCTTCCCCTGCCCTGAGTGCAGAGCAATGTCCCCGCAGAGGAACCTGCTGCCCAACCGGCTGCTGACCAAGGTGGCCGAGATGGCACGGCAGCATCCTGGCCTGCAGAAGCAAGACCTGTGCCAGGAGCACCAGGAGCCCCTCAAGCTTTTCTGCCAGGAGGACCAGAGCCCCATCTGTGTGGTGTGCAGGGAGTCCCGGGAGCACCGACTGCACAGGGTGCTGCCCGCCGAGGAGGCAGTGCAGGGGTACAAG TTGAAGCTGGAGGAGGACATGGAGTACCTTCGGGAGCAGATCACCAGGACAGGGAATCTGCAGGCCAGGGAGGAACAGAGCTTAGCCGAATGGCAG GGCAAGGTGAAGGAGCGGAGAGAACGTATTGTGCTGGAGTTTGAGAAGATGAACCTCTACCTGCTGGAGGAAGAGCAGAGGCTCCTCCAGGCtctggagagggaagaggaggagactgCCAGCAGACTCCGGGAGAGCGTGGACTGCCTGGACCGGCAGGGTCACTccctggagctgctgctgctgcagctggaGGAGCGGAGCACACATGGGCCCCTCCAGATGCTGCAG GACATGAAGGAACCCCTGAGCAG GAAGAACAACGTGAGTGTGCAGTGCCCAGAGGTTGCCCCTCCAACCAGACCCAGGACTGTGTGCAGGGTTCCTGGACAGATTGAAGTGCTAAGAGGCTTTCTAG AGGATGTGGTGCCTGATGCCACCTCCGCATACCCCTACCTTCTCCTGTACGAGAGCCGCCAGAGGCGCTACCTCAGCTCTTCGCTGGAGGGCAGCAGGTTCTGCAGCAAGGACCGATTCATGGCTTACCCCTGTGCTGTAGGCCAGACGACCTTCTCCTCTGGGAGGCACTACTGGGAG
- the H3-4 gene encoding histone H3.1, translating into MARTKQTARKSTGGKAPRKQLATKVARKSAPATGGVKKPHRYRPGTVALREIRRYQKSTELLIRKLPFQRLVREIAQDFKTDLRFQSSAVMALQEACESYLVGLFEDTNLCAIHAKRVTIMPKDIQLARRIRGERA; encoded by the coding sequence ATGGCCCGAACCAAGCAGACTGCGCGCAAGTCGACGGGTGGCAAGGCGCCACGCAAGCAGCTGGCCACTAAGGTGGCTCGCAAGAGCGCACCCGCCACTGGCGGCGTGAAGAAGCCGCACCGCTACCGACCTGGCACAGTGGCGCTTCGCGAGATCCGCCGCTACCAGAAGTCCACTGAGCTGCTAATCCGCAAGCTGCCCTTCCAGCGGCTGGTGCGCGAGATCGCTCAGGACTTTAAGACCGACCTGCGCTTCCAGAGCTCGGCCGTGATGGCGCTGCAGGAGGCGTGCGAGTCTTACCTGGTTGGGCTGTTCGAGGACACCAACCTGTGTGCCATCCACGCCAAACGGGTCACCATCATGCCCAAGGACATCCAGCTGGCACGCCGTATCCGTGGGGAGCGGGCCTAG